The segment ATCATTCCTTGTGTTTGGCCAAAGCTTCACCAAAGCACCTGGCCTGTTTGCTTGTGCACTTGCGAAGGATCAAAATCATAGAAAATAGGCAAAACTACCTCCTTTAACTTATGTTTGCATTCAAGAATCTTAAGAAGTTCATCAAGACACCAAGTAGAGCGAGCATAATTTCTTGAGAAAACAACAATTGAAATCCTGGACTCTTCAATTGATTTCTCTAGCTCCCTAGAAATCACCTCGCCCTTTCTCAGCTCCTCATCATCTATGAAGTTATTAACTCCAACTTGACACAATCTGGAATAAAGATGACCTGTGAAGGTTTTTTGGGTATCTTCACCTCTGAAACTCAGAAATACATCATAGTTCCAATGGGGTGAGCGAGAGAACTGGGAAGCAGATGAATCTCCTTGAATAATACATTGAGTATCCATTGGATGAAATGTTTGATGAAATGCAAGAATGGTTGGATGTTTAGCTGATCACTGAAGCAGGTAAATATATAGCTGCATAGCTTATGGTTTCAACGTGGAGAGAAAGATTGACCCATTCAACCCAATCGTTAATACTCCCTGCGTTCCCAATCTATACGACAGTTTTAATATTTGGGAGTCATACTGTTCTTTCTTTAAATACAAATTGGTTTGGAGTCGAGTGCTATTACTTGCTTCAGAGCTGCAAGAATCAGGGGTGGCCCGATTATAAGGTTAATAAAGCAATGCTTgcatttccaatttttttggggcctcttttttcattaaagatgtattttatatatatatatatatatatatatatatatatatatatatatatatatatatatatatttacctaaaaaaataagtttttcaaaattaaaattgagaaaatcttaCGTAAGATCAACAATGTCTCAAGATAAATTGAATGAATTAACTATATTATAAATTGAAAATGAATTATTAGAACAAATCTAttataaaatagtaattaatgACTTCGCATCTAAAAAAGCTAGAGAAGTAGACTTTAAATCAAATTATAAATGACGATCTTTCCTTTGAAAAATAATAGGGCATGTCTCTGAAGTTTGACTTTAGGCCCCAATGTTGTGGAGACGGCCCTAATTGTAATCTTCTTAAATTCTTTCCTATATCGTGAATTACTATTAATTATGTTGACTTATGAGTAATATTTTTcacgtagttttcaaatatgtaaattttgtcATACAGTACTCTAAAAATCTATGCTTGAATTCAGgtaaaaaattaattgttttacCCTCGCACTCCAAACCATCCTCGTATATCAAACTAGGGctggcataaataccgaaaaccaaAAAACtggaccgaaccgaattaattcggttcttCGGTTTCGGTTCTTTGATTCGGTTATGgttctttttttctaaaaatttagtGTTCGATTCGGTGTTCGGTTATGGGGTTCCGGTTTTTCGATATTTTGGTCTAACCGAACTTTTACAATATGAACAGTCGAATAGGATCACAACTGTTTGTCATCATCTTGCAATTtggaatatatacatatatatagcacatAACTTTTGTCATTTTTTCCAAGTTTGAATATGACTATAAGGCTGCAGAATTAGTGCTATCATGAACAATGAAATGGAACGGAGTAGTAGAATAAAAAGAAGCCCATTAGTTAGCTTTGttagtttttcttttagttgaaattatttgttttcttttaaattgttcCAAAATCGTAGTATAACTCGTGGT is part of the Lycium ferocissimum isolate CSIRO_LF1 unplaced genomic scaffold, AGI_CSIRO_Lferr_CH_V1 ctg8494, whole genome shotgun sequence genome and harbors:
- the LOC132045894 gene encoding TMV resistance protein N-like; translated protein: MDTQCIIQGDSSASQFSRSPHWNYDVFLSFRGEDTQKTFTGHLYSRLCQVGVNNFIDDEELRKGEVISRELEKSIEESRISIVVFSRNYARSTWCLDELLKILECKHKLKEVVLPIFYDFDPSQVHKQTGQVLW